In one Desulfoferula mesophila genomic region, the following are encoded:
- the dapB gene encoding 4-hydroxy-tetrahydrodipicolinate reductase → MVKITVAGAAGRMGGHIARAVYNRQGAELAGAFEAPGNPTVGKSLAGVVGLSGAEGVVGDDPAEALAEAQVLIDFTSPASSIKNLKLCATLGKAAVIGTTGLNEAQKKTLVAQAKKVPVVFAPNMSVGMNLMFKLVAQMAQVLGPDYALEVLEAHHDQKKDAPSGTAVRLIEELCRVRGWNYDEVCRHGRVGMTGARTANELGVSVIRGGDIVGEHTVYFIANGERLELTHRAHNRDTFAQGAVRAALWVVNKEPGLYDMQDVLGLREAGKSEQE, encoded by the coding sequence ATGGTCAAGATCACCGTGGCCGGGGCGGCCGGTCGCATGGGCGGGCACATCGCCCGCGCCGTTTACAACCGCCAAGGCGCCGAGTTGGCGGGGGCCTTCGAGGCCCCCGGCAATCCCACCGTGGGCAAGTCGCTGGCCGGTGTGGTGGGCCTGTCCGGGGCCGAGGGCGTGGTGGGCGACGACCCCGCCGAGGCCCTGGCCGAGGCCCAGGTGCTCATCGACTTCACCTCCCCGGCCTCCAGCATAAAGAACCTCAAGCTTTGCGCCACCCTGGGCAAGGCGGCGGTGATCGGCACCACCGGCCTGAACGAGGCCCAGAAAAAGACCCTCGTCGCCCAGGCCAAAAAGGTGCCCGTGGTGTTCGCCCCCAACATGAGCGTGGGCATGAACCTCATGTTCAAGCTGGTGGCCCAGATGGCCCAGGTGCTGGGACCGGACTACGCCCTGGAGGTGTTGGAAGCGCACCACGACCAGAAAAAGGACGCCCCCAGCGGCACCGCGGTGCGCCTCATCGAGGAATTGTGCCGGGTGCGGGGTTGGAATTACGATGAGGTATGCCGCCACGGCCGGGTGGGCATGACCGGGGCCCGCACCGCCAACGAGCTGGGGGTAAGCGTCATCCGCGGCGGCGACATCGTGGGCGAGCACACGGTGTATTTCATCGCCAACGGCGAGCGCCTTGAGCTGACCCATCGGGCCCACAACCGCGACACCTTTGCCCAGGGCGCGGTGCGCGCCGCCCTGTGGGTGGTGAACAAGGAGCCGGGGCTCTATGACATGCAGGACGTCCTGGGGCTGAGGGAGGCTGGCAAGAGTGAGCAAGAATAA
- the folK gene encoding 2-amino-4-hydroxy-6-hydroxymethyldihydropteridine diphosphokinase — protein MPQGREVFIGLGCNLGDCRANLRFALEGLAVLPGYRPLALSSLYLTAPVGKTDQADFYNAVARGKYEGAPLELLAGLQALEQARGRERVERWGPRTLDLDLLLFGRETLDLPGLQVPHPRLNQRVFVLAPLMEIAPDLVLPRWEMTAGELWDRLPAEEKARQEAKRIRWE, from the coding sequence GTGCCCCAAGGCCGGGAGGTGTTCATCGGCCTGGGCTGCAACCTGGGCGACTGCCGGGCCAACTTGCGCTTTGCCTTGGAGGGCCTGGCCGTCCTGCCGGGATACCGCCCCCTGGCGCTCAGTTCCCTGTATCTGACCGCGCCGGTGGGCAAAACCGACCAGGCCGACTTTTACAACGCCGTGGCCCGTGGTAAATATGAAGGAGCGCCCCTGGAGCTGTTGGCCGGTTTGCAGGCCTTGGAACAGGCCAGGGGGCGAGAGCGCGTGGAGCGCTGGGGGCCGCGCACCCTGGATTTGGATCTGCTGCTTTTCGGGCGGGAGACATTGGATCTACCGGGCTTGCAAGTTCCCCATCCCCGCCTGAACCAGCGGGTGTTTGTTTTGGCGCCGCTGATGGAGATCGCCCCGGACTTGGTCCTGCCCCGCTGGGAGATGACCGCCGGGGAGCTTTGGGATCGCTTGCCCGCCGAGGAAAAGGCCCGCCAGGAAGCGAAACGGATTCGATGGGAATAG
- a CDS encoding fumarylacetoacetate hydrolase family protein → MSKNKDLLGCKRGIVRFSYQGKVRYGLVSGGRLRLYQGSPFSGGVPGKESAPLNEVRLLAPCRPSKVVAVGLNYKAHAKEVNKALPAEPMIFMKPSTSVIGPGEKIVRPAISERVDHESELGVVIGRSCRLVSPEQAPEYILGYTCLNDVTARDLQARDGQYTRAKGFDTFCPLGPVIALDLDPRRVQVKAVVNGETRQDTNTSDMIFDVYQLVSFISQVMTLNPGDVIATGTPSGITPLQAGDVVAIEIQGVGVLSNPVV, encoded by the coding sequence GTGAGCAAGAATAAAGATCTGCTGGGCTGCAAGCGGGGTATCGTTCGTTTCAGCTATCAGGGCAAGGTGCGCTATGGCCTGGTGTCCGGCGGCCGGTTGCGCCTCTACCAGGGGTCGCCGTTTTCCGGCGGGGTGCCGGGAAAGGAAAGCGCACCCCTGAACGAGGTGCGCCTGTTGGCTCCCTGCCGCCCCTCCAAGGTGGTGGCCGTGGGGCTCAACTACAAGGCCCACGCCAAGGAAGTGAACAAGGCCCTGCCCGCCGAGCCCATGATCTTTATGAAACCCTCCACCTCGGTGATCGGGCCGGGCGAGAAGATCGTGCGCCCGGCCATAAGCGAACGGGTGGACCACGAGAGCGAGTTGGGGGTGGTGATCGGCCGCTCCTGCCGTTTGGTTTCCCCGGAGCAGGCCCCTGAGTACATCCTGGGCTATACCTGCCTCAACGACGTGACCGCCCGCGACCTGCAGGCCCGCGACGGCCAGTACACCAGGGCCAAGGGCTTTGACACCTTCTGTCCCCTGGGCCCGGTGATCGCCCTGGATCTGGACCCGCGGCGGGTGCAGGTCAAGGCCGTGGTCAATGGCGAGACCCGGCAGGACACCAATACCTCGGACATGATTTTCGACGTCTATCAACTGGTCTCTTTCATCTCTCAGGTGATGACCCTCAATCCCGGCGACGTGATCGCCACCGGGACCCCCTCGGGGATCACTCCTCTCCAGGCGGGCGATGTGGTAGCCATAGAGATTCAGGGCGTGGGCGTGTTAAGCAACCCCGTGGTTTAA
- a CDS encoding LL-diaminopimelate aminotransferase → MEIIRAQRLQKLPPYLFKEIDRLRDEVRSQGVDIIDLGVGDPDQPTPANVIKRLNEAAADPSTHKYPAYSGMNRFRASAAAWYKRRFDVDLVPEKEVITLIGSKEGLAHFPLAFVNPGDVVLVPSPAYPVYNSSTIMAGGVPVEMPLTKDNGFLPDLAAIDPATAKAAKIMVVNYPNNPTAAVADADFYQRLVEFALANSIIVVSDAAYTEMAFDGYKPLSFMQTPGAMEVGIEFHSLSKTYNMTGWRLGFAVGNAELVGGLGQVKSQIDSGAFDAVQIAGIEALEGDQSSLDDMRALYTKRRDVLVEGLQGLGLEVEKPKATFYVWCATPKGMKSADFTKRLLSECGIVTTPGNGFGAPGESYVRFALTVDKTRMAEALERMKKLEL, encoded by the coding sequence ATGGAGATTATTCGCGCCCAGCGCCTACAAAAACTGCCGCCCTATCTCTTCAAGGAGATCGACCGCCTGCGCGACGAAGTCCGCTCCCAAGGCGTGGACATCATCGACCTGGGAGTGGGCGACCCGGACCAGCCCACCCCGGCCAACGTCATCAAGCGCCTGAACGAGGCGGCGGCGGACCCCTCCACCCACAAGTACCCCGCCTACTCGGGCATGAACCGCTTCCGGGCCAGCGCCGCGGCCTGGTACAAGCGCCGTTTCGACGTGGACCTGGTGCCGGAAAAGGAAGTCATCACCTTGATCGGCTCCAAGGAAGGCCTGGCCCATTTCCCCCTGGCCTTCGTCAATCCTGGCGACGTGGTGTTGGTGCCCAGCCCGGCCTATCCGGTGTACAACAGCTCCACCATCATGGCCGGGGGCGTACCGGTGGAGATGCCGCTGACCAAGGATAACGGCTTCTTGCCCGACCTGGCGGCCATCGACCCGGCCACGGCCAAGGCGGCCAAGATCATGGTGGTCAACTACCCCAACAACCCCACGGCCGCGGTGGCCGACGCCGACTTCTACCAGCGCCTGGTGGAATTCGCCCTGGCCAATAGCATCATCGTGGTCTCCGACGCGGCCTACACCGAGATGGCCTTTGACGGATATAAGCCGCTGAGCTTCATGCAGACCCCCGGGGCCATGGAGGTGGGCATCGAGTTCCACAGCCTGTCCAAGACCTACAACATGACCGGCTGGCGCCTGGGCTTCGCCGTGGGCAACGCCGAGTTGGTGGGCGGCCTGGGCCAGGTGAAGAGCCAGATCGATTCCGGCGCTTTTGACGCGGTGCAGATAGCGGGCATCGAGGCCCTGGAGGGCGACCAGTCCAGCCTGGACGACATGCGTGCCCTGTACACCAAGCGCCGCGACGTGCTGGTGGAGGGCCTGCAGGGCCTGGGCCTGGAAGTGGAAAAGCCCAAGGCCACCTTCTACGTGTGGTGCGCCACGCCCAAGGGAATGAAAAGCGCCGATTTCACCAAGCGCCTGCTGTCTGAGTGCGGCATCGTCACCACCCCGGGCAACGGCTTCGGCGCCCCGGGGGAGAGCTACGTGCGCTTCGCCCTCACCGTGGACAAGACGCGCATGGCCGAGGCCCTGGAGCGCATGAAAAAGCTGGAGCTTTAG
- the dapA gene encoding 4-hydroxy-tetrahydrodipicolinate synthase: MLKGAMVALVTPFTAEGQVDEESLRRLIEWHIESGTDGIVPCGTTGESPTLSHEEHRRVIEITVEQVNKRVPVVAGAGSNSTAEAIALTKHAKQVGADAALLVSPYYNKPTQEGLYQHFAAIAKEAAFPLVPYNIAGRTGVNIEPATMARLAQLDEVIACKEASGNISQMAEIYHLCGDKMDLLSGDDNMVLPLLSIGGKGVISVVNNLIPSEMSELCRRWFAGDVEGAREIFYKVLPLCKAMFLETNPIPVKVAMGLLGRIPNASLRLPLCDMAPANLERLKQALAAYGLK; this comes from the coding sequence ATGTTAAAGGGAGCCATGGTAGCTTTGGTCACTCCGTTTACCGCGGAAGGCCAAGTGGATGAAGAGAGCCTGCGCAGGCTGATCGAATGGCATATTGAAAGCGGCACGGACGGCATCGTGCCCTGCGGCACCACCGGTGAATCACCCACCCTCAGCCACGAGGAGCACCGCCGGGTCATCGAAATCACGGTGGAGCAGGTGAACAAGCGGGTGCCGGTGGTGGCCGGGGCGGGCAGCAACAGCACCGCCGAGGCCATCGCCCTGACCAAGCACGCCAAGCAGGTGGGTGCCGACGCCGCCCTGCTGGTGAGCCCCTATTACAACAAGCCCACCCAGGAGGGCCTCTACCAGCACTTCGCGGCCATCGCCAAGGAGGCCGCGTTTCCCTTGGTGCCCTACAACATCGCCGGGCGCACGGGGGTGAACATCGAGCCGGCCACCATGGCCCGCCTGGCCCAGCTGGACGAGGTGATCGCCTGCAAGGAGGCCAGCGGCAACATAAGCCAGATGGCCGAAATCTACCACCTGTGCGGCGACAAGATGGACCTGTTGTCCGGCGACGACAACATGGTGCTGCCCTTGTTGTCCATCGGCGGCAAGGGGGTCATCTCGGTGGTGAACAACCTCATCCCCTCGGAGATGTCCGAACTGTGCCGCCGCTGGTTCGCCGGCGACGTCGAAGGGGCCCGCGAGATATTCTACAAAGTGCTGCCCCTGTGCAAGGCCATGTTCCTGGAGACCAACCCCATTCCGGTGAAGGTGGCCATGGGCCTGCTGGGCCGCATTCCCAACGCTTCCCTGCGGCTGCCCCTGTGCGACATGGCTCCGGCCAACCTGGAGCGCCTGAAGCAGGCTCTGGCCGCTTACGGACTCAAGTAG